A stretch of the Rosa rugosa chromosome 5, drRosRugo1.1, whole genome shotgun sequence genome encodes the following:
- the LOC133707818 gene encoding ADP-ribosylation factor 2, which translates to MGLTFTKLFSRLFAKKEMRILMVGLDAAGKTTILYKLKLGEIVTTIPTIGFNVETVEYKNISFTVWDVGGQDKIRPLWRHYFQNTQGLIFVVDSNDRDRVVEARDELHRMLNEDELREAVLLVFANKQDLPNAMNAAEITDKLGLHSLRQRHWYIQSTCATSGEGLYEGLDWLSNNIANKA; encoded by the exons ATGGGGCTCACGTTCACGAAGCTTTTCAGCCGGCTTTTTGCCAAGAAAGAGATGCGAATTCTGATGGTCGGTCTCGATGCCGCTGGTAAGACCACCATTCTCTACAAGCTCAAGCTCGGTGAGATCGTCACAACAATTCCTACTATTG GATTTAATGTTGAGACCGTGGAATACAAGAACATCAGCTTCACAGTCTGGGATGTCGGGGGTCAGGACAAG ATCCGACCTTTGTGGAGGCACTACTTCCAGAACACACAGGGTCTTATCTTTGTTGTGGACAGCAATGACAGAGACCGTGTTGTTGAGGCAAGGGATGAATTGCACAGGATGTTGAATGag GATGAGCTGCGAGAAGCTGTGTTGCTTGTTTTTGCCAACAAACAGGATCTCCCCAATGCAATGAATGCTGCTGAAATTACCGATAAGCTTGGCCTCCACTCTCTCCGACAGCGTCACTG GTACATTCAGAGCACTTGTGCAACCTCTGGAGAGGGTCTATATGAAGGCCTGGATTGGCTCTCCAACAACATTGCTAACAAG GCTTGA
- the LOC133707817 gene encoding phosphatidylinositol 3-kinase, root isoform, giving the protein MSGNEFRFFLSCDINLPLTFRIERLEGALSRPKSTTSDVDPTPATEERRAELYVECALYIDGAPFGLPTRTRLESSGPSYCWNELITLSTKYNDLTGHSQLAFTVWDVSCGKDEGLIGGATILLFNNKKQLKTGKQKLRLWKGKVADGSFPTSTPGKVPRNERGELERLEKLVNKYERGQIQCVDWLDRLAFKAMERIKERESSKNGSLHLYLVVDFCSFEHRVVFQESGANFLLPSPIASTNEIVTVWDPELGKINPSEHKQLKLARSLTRGIIDRDLKPSNNERKSIQRILKYPPTRTLSGDERQLLWKFRFSLMSEKRALTKFLKCVEWSDVQEAKQALELMGRWEMIDVCDALELLSPVFESEEVRAYAVSVLERADDEELQCYLLQLVQALRFERSDKSCLSHFLVQRALRNIELASFLRWYVAVELHDPAYAKRFYCTYELLEENMMKLSAGMHGDEDGFKLWQSLVRQTELTAQLCSITRDVRNVRGNTQKKIEKLRQLLSGLLSELTYFEEPIRSPLAPGVLINGIVPSESSIFKSALHPLRLTFRAANGGSCKVIFKKGDDIRQDQLVVQMVSLMDRLLKNENLDLHLTPYKVLATGQDEGMIEFIPSRTLALILSEHRSITSYLQKFHPDEHGPFGITATCLETFIKSCAGYSVITYILGIGDRHLDNLLLRDDGSLFHVDFGFILGRDPKPFPPPMKLCKEMVEAMGGAESQYYTRFKSYCCEAYNIIRKSSNLILNLFHLMAGSNIPDIASDPEKGILKLQEKFRLDLDDEACIHFFQDLINESVSALFPQMVETIHRWAQYWR; this is encoded by the exons ATGAGCGGGAACGAGTTCCGCTTCTTCTTGTCCTGCGACATCAATCTCCCACTCACCTTTCGGATCGAGCGGCTTGAAGGAGCTCTGAGCCGGCCCAAGTCCACAACCTCCG ATGTTGATCCAACTCCGGCGACGGAGGAGAGAAGAGCAGAGCTGTATGTGGAGTGCGCATTGTACATTGATGGCGCTCCGTTTGGCTTGCCCACACGGACAAG gCTGGAATCTTCAGGGCCTTCATATTGTTGGAACGAGCTGATTACTTTGAGTACTAAGTATAATGACTTGACTGGTCACTCACAGCTTGCTTTTACT GTTTGGGATGTTTCGTGTGGGAAAGATGAAGGGTTGATTGGTGGCGCTACGATTCTTCTCTTTAATAACAAGAAGCAACTCAAAACAGGAAAGCAAAAGCTGAGGCTGTGGAAAGGAAAAGTGGCTGATGGGTCATTTCCTACTTCGACTCCTGGAAAG GTTCCCCGGAATGAACGTGGGGAGTTGGAACGTTTGGAGAAGCTAGTGAATAAGTATGAGAGGGGACAGATCCAATGTGTTGATTGGCTGGACCGCCTTGCATTTAAAGCTATGGAGAGAATAAAGGAACGTGAAAGCTCTAAAAATGGAAGTTTGCATTTGTACCTGGTTGTCGATTTCTGTAGTTTTGAGCATCGTGTTGTTTTCCAG GAATCAGGGGCAAATTTCTTATTACCATCCCCTATAGCTTCCACGAATGAAATTGTCACTGTATGGGACCCAGAGCTGGGAAAGATAAATCCATCAGAGCACAAGCAACTAAAACTTGCAAGGAGTTTAACCCGTGGTATCATTGATAGGGATCTCAAGCCAAGCAACAATGAGAGAAA GTCGATACAGAGGATTCTAAAGTACCCTCCAACAAGGACATTGAGTGGTGACGAAAGGCAGCTTCTGTGGAAATTTCGTTTCTCATTGATGTCTGAGAAGAGGGCCCTCACAAAGTTCCTCAAATGTGTTGAATGGAGTGATGTTCAG GAAGCAAAACAAGCATTAGAATTGATGGGCAGATGGGAAATGATTGATGTTTGCGATGCGTTGGAGCTGTTATCTCCTGTTTTTGAAAGTGAAGAG GTTCGTGCATATGCTGTCAGTGTTCTTGAAAGAGCTGATGATGAAGAACTCCAATGTTACTTACTTCAGCTGGTTCAGGCTCTTCGATTTGAGCGCTCTGATAAATCTTGTCTTTCTCATTTCCTTGTTCAACGTG CATTACGAAACATTGAGTTGGCTAGCTTTCTTCGCTGGTATGTTGCTGTGGAACTTCATGATCCAGCATATGCGAAGCGTTTTTACTGTACCTACGAACTCCTGGAAGAGAATATGATGAAG TTGTCAGCTGGTATGCATGGAGACGAGGATGGATTTAAATTGTGGCAAAGTTTGGTGCGTCAGACAGAATTGACTGCACAACTGTGTTCAATTACAAGAGATGTTAGAAATGTACGCGGCAATACTCAGAAGAAGATTGAAAAGCTTAGACAGCTGCTTTCTGGTCTTCTTAGTGAACTTACATATTTTGAAGAG CCGATTAGATCACCACTGGCTCCAGGAGTCCTCATCAATGGGATTGTGCCATCGGAGTCATCAATATTCAAAAGTGCACTGCATCCTCTTCGCTTGACTTTCCGAGCAGCAAATGGGGGCAGTTGCAAAGTTATCTTCAAGAAGGGGGATGACATTCGCCAGGACCAATTA GTTGTTCAAATGGTATCTCTCATGGATCGATTGCTCAAAAATGAAAATCTTGATCTGCACTTAACTCCTTATAAGGTTCTTGCAACTGGGCAAGATGAAGGAATGATAGAATTCATTCCATCCCGAACGTTAGCGCTG aTTCTCTCAGAGCATAGAAGTATTACGAGCTACCTGCAGAAGTTTCATCCAGATGAGCATGGACCATTTGGTATTACTGCCACCTGTCTGGAAACATTTATAAAAAGCTGTGCTGGCTACTCTGTTATCACATATATACTGGGCATTGGAGACAG GCATCTTGACAACCTTCTTCTTAGGGATGATGGAAGCCTTTTCCATGTTGATTTTGGCTTCATTCTTGGTCGTGATCCAAAGCCATTTCCACCACCAATGAAGCTTTGCAAAGAAATGGTTGAGGCTATGGGTGGAGCTGAAAG CCAGTACTATACAAGGTTCAAGTCCTACTGTTGTGAAGCATACAACATTATTCGGAAATCTAGTAACCTAATCTTGAATCTTTTTCATCTAATGGCGGGTTCCAACATTCCTGACATAGCGTCTGATCCTGAAAAAGGCATCCTCAAG CTCCAGGAGAAATTCCGGTTGGACTTAGACGATGAAGCCTGCATACATTTCTTCCAGGATTTGATCAATGAGAGTGTTAGTGCACTGTTTCCTCAAATGGTTGAGACCATTCATCGGTGGGCTCAATATTGGCGCTGA
- the LOC133709702 gene encoding 1,4-dihydroxy-2-naphthoyl-CoA synthase, peroxisomal, whose translation MAQSTEKDLMNRVNRRMASISNHLTPINTIPNSITLSHTSSMDDSYHRTHGQVPTHQVVWEAAAVDESGKEFTDIIYEKSVGEGIAKITINRPERRNAFRPQTIKELIRAFNDARDDSSIGVIVLTGKGTKAFCSGGDQALRSTDGYSDFENFGRLNVLDLQVQIRRLPKPVIAMVAGYAVGGGHVLHMVCDLTIAADNAIFGQTGPKVGSFDAGYGSSIMSRLVGPKKAREMWFLARFYTAAEAEKMGLVNTVVPLENLEQETVKWCREILRNSPTAIRVLKSSLNAVDDGHAGLQELGGNATLIFYGTEEGNEGKTAYMQRRRPDFTKFPRRP comes from the exons ATGGCTCAAAGTACAGAGAAGGACCTCATGAACAGAGTGAACAGAAGAATGGCCTCCATCTCCAACCATCTGACTCCGATCAATACAATTCCCAACTCCATTACTCTGTCGCACACATCTTCCATGGACGACAGCTACCACCGGACCCACGGCCAAGTCCCGACTCACCAAGTTGTCTGGGAAGCTGCTGCTGTTGACGAGTCCGGCAAGGAGTTCACTGACATTATCTACGAGAAATCCGTCGGCGAAGGAATAGCAAAG ATTACGATTAATAGGCCGGAGAGAAGGAATGCGTTCCGGCCGCAGACGATTAAGGAGCTGATCCGGGCTTTTAATGATGCCAGGGACGATAGTTCCATTGGCGTTATTGTTCTTACTGGGAAG GGAACCAAGGCATTTTGTAGCGGTGGTGATCAGGCTTTGAGAAGCACGGATGGTTATTctgattttgaaaattttggtcGTCTTAATGTTTTAGACCTTCAG GTTCAGATTCGTCGTCTTCCAAAGCCAGTAATTGCCATG GTGGCTGGTTATGCTGTTGGGGGAGGGCATGTGTTGCACATGGTATGTGATCTAACCATTGCAGCAGACAATGCTATTTTTGGTCAAACTGGCCCTAAG GTTGGAAGCTTTGATGCTGGTTATGGGAGTTCGATCATGTCCCGCTTG GTTGGGCCTAAAAAAGCACGTGAAATGTGGTTTCTAGCAAGGTTTTACACAGCTGCTGAAGCAGAGAAAATGGGACTTGTTAACACTGTTGTACCG CTTGAGAATTTAGAGCAAGAAACGGTTAAATGGTGTCGAGAAATCCTAAGAAACAGCCCAACTGCAATTCGGGTGTTGAAATCATCTCTTAATGCAGTTGATGATGGTCATGCTGGACTCCAG GAACTTGGTGGAAATGCAACACTCATATTCTATGGCACTGAGGAAGGAAATGAAGGGAAGACAGCATATATGCAACGTCGACGTCCAGATTTCACAAAGTTTCCCAGGCGACCTTAA
- the LOC133713056 gene encoding polygalacturonase At1g48100, whose protein sequence is MSAFSFRSLTFMLLVAFLVWSSNFEACMGRRGRHWRHSRVASSSLSKKKGKTSHGSSSHHHNGGSSGSKPKPKPKPKPKAPSHNQAPTPSHNKAPTPPHNKAPLPAPVPKPKDDDQVYSYNVLDFGAKGDGSSDDTKAFQAAWAAACKVEASKIIVPANYKFLVGPISFSGPYCQPNILFQLDGTIVAPSDSKWGKGLFQWLEFTKLRGITVQGKGVIDGRGSPWWQDTPYGDPYDDELKLIIPLNSTHPPMIPIRNELNGKIPGIKPTALRFYGSFNVTVTGITIQNSPQCHLKFDNCDGVLVHDMSVSSPGDSPNTDGIHLQNSKDVLIHSSTLACGDDCISIQTGCSNVYVHNVNCGPGHGISIGSLGKDNTKACVSNITVRDIVMHNTMTGVRVKTWQGGSGSVQGVLFSNIQVNEVQLPIVIDQFYCDKSTCRNQSSAVALSGITYERIRGTYTVKPVHFACSDSLPCVDVTLNGIQLKPVQERYHMYDPFCWQTFGELRTPTLPPIPCLQIGKPPNNKVNSDHDACDL, encoded by the exons ATGAGTGCGTTTAGCTTCAGAAGCCTCACTTTCATGCTTCTAGTCGCCTTCCTCGTTTGGTCGTCGAATTTCGAGGCTTGCATGGGCAGAAGAGGAAGGCATTGGAGGCACAGCAGAGTTGCCTCGtcttctctttcaaagaaaaaagggaaaacCTCTCACGGCAGCAGCAGTCACCACCACAATGGCGGAAGTAGCGGATCAAAACCAAAGCCGAAACCGAAACCAAAACCAAAGGCTCCATCTCATAACCAGGCACCAACTCCATCTCATAACAAGGCACCAACTCCACCCCATAACAAGGCGCCATTGCCAGCTCCGGTCCCGAAGCCGAAAGATGACGATCAAGTTTACTCCTATAATGTGCTGGATTTCGGTGCCAAGGGCGATGGCAGTTCCGATGACACAAAG GCATTCCAAGCTGCATGGGCTGCCGCCTGTAAAGTTGAGGCATCAAAGATCATCGTTCCGGCCAATTACAAGTTCCTCGTGGGCCCCATCTCCTTCTCCGGCCCCTACTGCCAACCAAACATCTTATTTCAG CTTGATGGCACAATAGTAGCTCCATCAGACTCGAAATGGGGCAAAGGTCTGTTTCAATGGCTCGAATTCACTAAGCTAAGAGGAATAACAGTTCAGGGGAAGGGTGTGATCGACGGAAGAGGCTCGCCTTGGTGGCAAGACACTCCCTACGGAGACCCTTATGATGATGAACTAAAACTCATTATACCACTAAACAGCACACACCCGCCAATGATACCG ATAAGGAATGAGCTAAATGGGAAAATTCCAGGCATAAAACCAACA GCACTGAGGTTTTATGGGAGTTTTAACGTGACCGTCACAGGCATAACAATTCAGAATAGCCCCCAATGCCATCTCAAGTTTGACAACTGCGATGGAGTCTTGGTGCACGATATGTCTGTCTCATCTCCCGGTGACAGTCCTAATACTGATGGGATTCACCTACAGAATTCCAAAGACGTGCTCATCCATAGCTCCACTCTTGCTTGCG GAGATGACTGTATTTCCATACAAACTGGATGCTCAAATGTCTACGTACACAATGTGAACTGTGGACCAGGGCATGGAATCAGCATCGGAAGTTTGGGGAAGGATAACACCAAGGCCTGTGTCTCAAACATCACCGTCCGAGACATAGTCATGCACAATACAATGACTGGTGTGAGAGTCAAGACATGGCAG GGTGGATCAGGGTCTGTTCAGGGAGTCCTATTCTCAAACATCCAAGTGAATGAAGTTCAACTTCCTATTGTGATAGACCAGTTCTACTGTGACAAAAGCACTTGCAGAAACCAATCATCAGCTGTGGCGCTCTCAGGAATCACCTACGAGAGAATTCGAGGAACATACACAGTAAAACCGGTACATTTTGCCTGCAGTGACAGCCTACCCTGCGTAGACGTGACACTAAACGGCATACAGCTAAAGCCAGTGCAAGAACGCTATCACATGTATGATCCCTTCTGCTGGCAGACTTTCGGGGAGTTGAGGACCCCGACGCTGCCACCAATTCCGTGTTTACAGATTGGTAAGCCGCCGAACAACAAGGTCAATTCGGATCATGATGCGTGTGACCTTTAG